The genomic segment TACCGGCTGCCAAACCCGGGAGCGTGCGATTGCTTGTGAATCGAGCCGGCTCCGGCAAGGCGATGGACGTGCACAACGATACGGACGTGCCGGTAGAAGTGGTGTTACGCCTGACGCGTCTGGTCAATGTCGCGGGCGTCGGCAAGGGCGTCGTTCGCCAGACCGTGCCCGCACGCACCCGCATGCGTGTCGCCACCTTGCGCAAACGGCAACCCGGTTACCCGCTGATGTATCAGCAGTCGTTCAGCTACTCCCTGATCTACTCGCCAGAGCCAGGCAAAAAAGGCTCGGTGGGTGGCTACGCCTATGCCTTACCCTGGAAAGGTGGGCCGTTCCGCATTTCCCAGGGTGCCGGCGGGGATTACAGCCACAACTCGCCAAAAGGCCGCTATGCCGTCGATATAGCCATGCCGGTGGGCACGCCGATCGTTGCCGCGCGCGCAGGTACGGTACTCGAGGTGCGCAATAACCAAGGCGGCCGCCTGCCTGATCCGGCGGGCAACCATGTGCGCATTCTTCATGATGACGGCACCCACAGTGCCTATCTGCATCTCAAGCGCGGCTCAGTGCAGGTGAAAGCGGGACAGCAAATCAAGGCTGGCGCCCTGCTTGGCCGTTCTGGCAGCACCGGGCGCAGCACCGGCCCGCATCTGCACTTCGTGGTGCAAAGAGCCTATGGCGATTCGATGGTATCGATCCCCTTCCGCTTCTCCCAACCGGTCAGTGCCCTGCCGAACTTCGCCCGCAACGACCCGTAAGCGCCGACGCGATCAGCGCTGCCAGACGAAGTTGAAGGTCTCGTCCGCTGACATGCGCTGGAGGTGGTCGGCCACCACGGTTTCCATTCGCGTCAGCTGCGCTTCGTCTTCGGTTTGCACTTGCGCGGTCAGGCTCCCAGTGCCAGCAGTCAGCAGGCACTGGGCTTCGCCGAAGGCAATACGGCCCTGTTGATCGTCGAAGCTGACCTCGAACTTGTGGCTCCAGTGTTTGCAAAGCCGGCGGATCAGGCGGCTGGGGTTGGATGTTTCGATCTGTGCAGTGGAATTAAGCATGTGAGTTCCTGACTCAAAGGCTGATCACTCAGCCGAACTGGTAGGCCGACAAGGTCGTTTGCATGACCCGGTCGGAGAATATTTTGCGTCCCGGACTGTTTGCGCCGGCGCCAGCGGCCACCATGAGCGGCAACAGGTGTTCTTC from the Stutzerimonas stutzeri genome contains:
- a CDS encoding M23 family metallopeptidase, whose product is MASTRLTISVALLTFCSATALPAQAGGTITNATLPAAKPGSVRLLVNRAGSGKAMDVHNDTDVPVEVVLRLTRLVNVAGVGKGVVRQTVPARTRMRVATLRKRQPGYPLMYQQSFSYSLIYSPEPGKKGSVGGYAYALPWKGGPFRISQGAGGDYSHNSPKGRYAVDIAMPVGTPIVAARAGTVLEVRNNQGGRLPDPAGNHVRILHDDGTHSAYLHLKRGSVQVKAGQQIKAGALLGRSGSTGRSTGPHLHFVVQRAYGDSMVSIPFRFSQPVSALPNFARNDP
- a CDS encoding DUF2218 domain-containing protein — protein: MLNSTAQIETSNPSRLIRRLCKHWSHKFEVSFDDQQGRIAFGEAQCLLTAGTGSLTAQVQTEDEAQLTRMETVVADHLQRMSADETFNFVWQR